A segment of the Labrus mixtus chromosome 15, fLabMix1.1, whole genome shotgun sequence genome:
gatttagcaATCCATAATTTGACATATTTCAAATCCAGTCTAGCATTTGTGCTTTTATTCCCTAGaaaattattcaaaatgtgatttaattCAACCCTTGTATGTTGCTACAGGTGTTTGGGCATGGCAAAGATAATGGGGAGCCCACTTGGGCCCTCCTGCTCACTGCAAGCATTTGTGAGATTGGTATCATCATTGCCTCCCTGGATGCAGTCGCTCCCATCCTCTCCATGTAAGTACGCAGTAACCTCTATGTTCCTTTCTGTCGAGGCCTGCTGTGATTGGGATCATTCTGTACTGTACGTCTTAGTTTTCACTTTGTTACTCTTCCTCACACCCACATTCTGTCCTTCTTTCTTTAGGTTCTTCTTGATGTGCTACATGTTTGTGAATCTTGCCTGTGCACTGCAGACTTTGCTGAGGACGCCTAACTGGAGGCCGCGATTTAAGTTCTACCACTGGTGAGTTTGGGTGGCTGTGTTGAAAAAACCTAGATACATATAACACAAAACTATAATTGCATGAGATCCGGTTTGAATTTCTAGCTAGAGGGAAAATGTTAAACCATGCTGTGGTCACCtcttttctgtgtctcttttcCAGTATTACTttagcagcagcagactgaatttgaaacatttatcaaaGAGTTATCTGCTCAGATGTGTGGCCGATATTTCAGTTAAGTTAGACCAAACCTGTGTCTTCCTGTCCTCTGCAGGGCTCTGTCTTTCTTGGGTAtgagtctgtgtctgtcacTCATGTTTATCTGCTCCTGGTATTACGCCATAGTTGCCATGGGCATCGCCACCTGCATCTACAAATACATTGAGTTCTGTGGGTAAGTCATTATCATAACAGCAGCCCTGAAAAACCACAATAATTAGATTGGATTGCAAAAACCTGAGTTCAATACTATGACAGTTGTTCTTGTTTAGTTGGATACTATTGAGTATTTACTTATAACAACACCCGCATCATGTGTTATGTCCTGTGTCACAGAGCTGAGAAGGAGTGGGGTGATGGGATTCGGGGAATCTCGCTCAGCGCTGCACGCTTCGCTCTCATGAGGCTGGAGGAGGGACCGCCTCACACCAAGAACTGGAGGTCAGTGTGCACAGGTTTTGAGCTATAACTGATGACCTTATATGACCCATTGAATCTTTAGCTTTTGGACATTGTTTGTCAGGCCTCAGATCATGGTTCTGGTGAGTGTGGACGCTGAGCAGAACGTAGAGCAGCCTCGTCTTctctcactgaccaatcagctgAAAGCGGGGAAGGGTCTTACCATCGTCGGGACGTCGGTTCAAGGAACCTTCCTCGACAATTATGTGGAGTCCCAGAGGGCAGATCAGGTCCATTCTCTTATCTCTAAATATATACTACAAACACAGTTGAATACATTTATCACAGAATATGTAACAggtgtctctttctctgcattttgtttttagtcTCTGCGTAAATTGATGGAGACGGAGAAGGTGAAGGGCTTCTCTCAGGTGGTCATCTCCTCCAACCTGAGGGATGGGACGTCCCACCTGGTCCAGGTTGGGGGACTGGGAGGTCTGAAACACAACACTGTGATGGTCTGCTGGCCCAAAAACTGGAAACAGCCTGAGTACCACCAGCATTTTAGGAACTTTATAGGTACTACCGAAGTGACGAGTAAATGATAGTTGTGTTGTACACTCAGAAAACTGctgcttaaaaaatatatacaaactTTAATCGGACCACTGGGTTACTATGGGACAGAACTcactgttaggtgggggttgtttctatagtagatgaacaatgatgaaatcgtgaaacagactgtggatcatcttagatttattcagccatgatcagacaacatagaaacaaaacacacatggctgacaaagtgaccatcgctgacccatgctgaccaagatctcgcAATCATTGGCAAACATTGGCAAACATTGGCAATCATTGGCAAACATTGGCAAACATTGGCAAACATTGGCAATCATTGGCAAACATTGGCAAACATTGGCAATCATTGGCAAACATTGGCAATCATTGGCAAACATTGGCAAACATTGGCAAACATTGGAAATCATTGGCAAACATTGGCAAACATTGGCAAACATTGGCCATCATGGGCAAAGTGGCAAAGtgttcatcttcacagtgttgcttatattctgctagaaggtacagcccacaaattcctggctgcttcgttacatctctaaaaggctagaaagaagacatcaccttgactcgtaaatgtcagacacatttccttttctgctCACAACATGTATTACAGCTTGACAAACCTAAAAGAAGGATTACTctgagatggttgacacaatttaaagatatatccacaagattatcaagatgaattaattcatgaaaatacgtactaaccCAAGTGAGGTATACCTTCCCCTGGCCCTCTATAATGCTCATAACAAACctattttcctctctccctctgtagAGGTGGTCAGAGAGACAACAGTAGCCAGTATGGCTTTGTTGGTCCCAAAGAATATCCACAGCTACCCGTCCAATGGAGAGCGCTTCACTGAAGGCCACATAGACGTGTGGTGGATAGTCCACGATGGAGGCATGCTGATGCTCCTGCCCTTCCTCCTGCGCCAGCACAAGGTGAGAAACGAGCAACTATTCACATCTGAAAAGGTTTCACGTGATACTGCCAGAAGTAAAActttttgtaaataataaacacaacttacaaaGCACACAGTGTTCAAAAACATTACGAAGGTGTTGATAATTTATGATTTAATGCTCCTGTTTTGTCTTGCAGGTGTGGAGGAAATGCAAGATGCGCATCTTCACTGTGGCTCAGATGGATGACAACAGCATCCAGATGAAAAAAGACCTCATCATCTTCCTCTATCACCTGCGCATCGATGCTGAGGTGGAAGTGGTGGAGATGGTGAGAGCCTCATGCGACTCTTGGTCTGAGTTCACACACAAATCCTGCGGGATGAAAGTTTTTGTCCTTCTAACTTTGtattaaaaaatagttttgtgTCCTGAGATCAAAGCCAGATTTCTTACACAAccgtattttttttcctttatatgACTCATGTCTCAACACTTGACAGTTATGTAATAAATgcctttttttgatttgttctaAAGCATGACAGTGACGTTTCAGCCTACACCTATGAGAAGACACTGGTGATGGAACAACGCTCACAGATCCTCAAACAGATGCATCTGACAAagaatgagagggagagagaggtaaatCAGAAACTTCAAAACAACTTTAGAAAATGgataatttttttaaacctgctcTCATAGAATAAAGCAACCAACAAGTGTAGTCAGCAGAGTCCACTTAGAACACGACTGTTATGTGGACATTTTAATTATCACTCTTTGGCTCTGTGGGAGGGAAGTGGTTTATAATAAGGTGTTGTGTTTGGACTCGTTTTCACTCTTCTAAGGGAGGGAAGAATCAGTTCCAGAGGGAAATTACAAAATGACTCATATTCTTTTCCATACTTTTGCGACAGATCCAGAGTATTACAGATTCTTCCCGCGGGTCCATTCGGCGTAAAAACCCACCCGGCTTGCGCTCACAGCAAAGCGTGGAGGAAGCCAGCGTGGCAGAGAAACCAGAAGACGAGGTAATGCTGCATGTCCCTTTCAGGAGAAATGACCTGTTTATTgacttctccctctctcctctctgtgctctgGCTTGGgcaaaattatattttatcaCAAGAGCAGCATATACAGCAATTCACCGTTTCACTCATTCCACCGGCTGCTCTATGATTGCCCTCTGGCTCCTGGCTCTGAGAGTTTCACCTTTTTACTGACAGgcgtctcttttctctctttcaccctGTCACACTGTCGCGTCACGGTGTCCCTGTCTCAGTCTGTGGCTGTCTCCAACCCTAAACAGGTACAGCTGATCCACAGCAAGAATGCAGCCTCACCCACCAGCCCCACCTCTCCTGCTGCGCCTGCAGACAAGGGACAGACAGCCAACGCAGAGGCGGGCAAAGACCTCTTCAACATGAAGCCGTGAGTGACCACTCCAGTTTCTATCAATGTGCCCACAGGGACATGGATCAGTGGTCAATATTTGTTCATACTGACCCATGTTCCTGGGTTCAAACAGATATTTTCTTGGTTCTAAGCAAGTGACAAACAAACCTTTGACCTAAAGTTACACAAATAGTGTTAACCCTGTTGATTTCACAGCCTGTGGGCTGAATCTGGCGCTTTAAAAGCACCATAATCCTTTGCGATTAATAGAAATACGGAAAAAAATTCttagaagaaaaaatattttcaaaagaaGCTGTTCATGCAGATACATAAAACCTTTGTAGTACATTGTTTGAGTATTAGAAGATCATTATTTATAGAGGGTTACACATAACATAACAGCACATTCCTAAAATCTggctctttaaataaataaagcggCTGTATGATATTCACTGTTATTTCCATCCTaacatgctgctgcagagaatgggagaacTTGTAAGTATTTGCCATCCTTAGTGAGATATTCTGTATATGCTCTGAGCAGCAAAAAGAGTGATCTGTTATCTTACCTCAGTGTGGCCGAATGTTTTTGCCATCAGGAACCAGACAGACCTGAGGCGTATGCATACAGCGATGCGGCTCAATGAGGTCATCACCAAGAAGTCCAAGGAGGCAAAGCTTGTTCTGCTCAACATGCCGGGACCACCCAAGAACCGCGTGGGCGATGAAAACTGTATCCTTcgtaaaacacagaacatttacTCTGACTGGACACATAGGTTCAGTGGAGTTCAGGTCCTTATTCAATCACAGAAGGGAATACTTTTGAAGCAGGgcagcattaaaaaataaactaataattactttatttatgaataaattaaagctCTGGTATtaacaaagtgaaaataaaggTAGGGCAAGGATTACGTTGacacaagaaaaggaaaatgcatTTAGAAGAACAGACATCTTGCACTGTATCACATGTTAGAGATGTAATTGCACCTGCGGGATTAATGAAACCTTTTGCTCCTCCACACTTACTGAAAAAAGAGATGGTCAGGATTTTCTGGGATGGATTAAGCCTTCTGTTGGCTACTTATATTGTCAATAAAAAAGAAGGCTGCTAGTGGACAGACATTTTactcacaacatcaacaaagtttgatgatgtttttgtctgttttcctttgtttgttttgtgtcatttgaCACTTCAGATATTGGAAACCTCCCGCTTCACTGCATGTTTTAACATAATGCTTGGTGTCacaccttcttttctttttttcttttttttactttccttcACTGTGATCGTCTCTCAGACATGGAGTTCCTCGAGGTGCTCACTGAGGGTCTCAATCGGGTCCTCCTGGTGCGCGGCGGGGGACGTGAGGTCATCACCATTTACTCCTGAAGGGCTTTCAACTGCACCCACACAGACTTTACCCTCTCCTACCTCTGTGTcgtttcaggaaaaaaaaaaatcccccctcACCCTCCTTTTGTATATTTAACCTTTTAATGGTTACGCAGAGAATGATGCAGCAGGCTCTGTTCTCGACTTGTCAGCTGATTACGACAGATGGTTAGTTCTTTCAGAGCAAACACGTCTAAACACTTTACCTTTTTTTGATATGTAAGAGTAACGTTTTGTCCTTTTTGCTTTGACCCTTGTCATTTGTAAAGAGGGGTGTTTTAactattttctttaatttattattgttatttatgtatttattcattttatcatGTCCGTCTTTGTCCtggtttttttctccttgtctttcattgtttgtttttttgtctttagtgTAAAAACGGTGGAAGAAGAGGTTTGCCCATTCAAT
Coding sequences within it:
- the slc12a5b gene encoding solute carrier family 12 member 5b isoform X5 — encoded protein: MTKLLHHAPPHSPSSTSDPSIYPSCQIYIVPQAAIFKIEGLEGAEAEAALLNNMRVYGTIVLSFMSLVVFVGVKYVNKLALVFLACVILSILAVYAGVIKTALDPPVFPVCLLGNRTILSKGYDICAKVIEIDNDTVTTKLWRTFCDSDSINATCDDYFNTNNVTEIQGIPGVTSGILAENLFGNYLEKGMFLEKRGLASDADPDSPPAGSNRYVLADITSFFTLLVGIYFPSVTGIMAGSNRSGDLRDAQKSIPIGTIAAITTTSIVYMSSVVLFGACIEGVVLRDKFGEGVNGNLVIGTLAWPSPWVIVFGSFFSTCGAGLQSLTGAPRLLQAISRDGIIPFLRVFGHGKDNGEPTWALLLTASICEIGIIIASLDAVAPILSMFFLMCYMFVNLACALQTLLRTPNWRPRFKFYHWALSFLGMSLCLSLMFICSWYYAIVAMGIATCIYKYIEFCGAEKEWGDGIRGISLSAARFALMRLEEGPPHTKNWRPQIMVLVSVDAEQNVEQPRLLSLTNQLKAGKGLTIVGTSVQGTFLDNYVESQRADQSLRKLMETEKVKGFSQVVISSNLRDGTSHLVQVGGLGGLKHNTVMVCWPKNWKQPEYHQHFRNFIEVVRETTVASMALLVPKNIHSYPSNGERFTEGHIDVWWIVHDGGMLMLLPFLLRQHKVWRKCKMRIFTVAQMDDNSIQMKKDLIIFLYHLRIDAEVEVVEMHDSDVSAYTYEKTLVMEQRSQILKQMHLTKNEREREIQSITDSSRGSIRRKNPPGLRSQQSVEEASVAEKPEDESVAVSNPKQVQLIHSKNAASPTSPTSPAAPADKGQTANAEAGKDLFNMKPEWENLNQTDLRRMHTAMRLNEVITKKSKEAKLVLLNMPGPPKNRVGDENYMEFLEVLTEGLNRVLLVRGGGREVITIYS
- the slc12a5b gene encoding solute carrier family 12 member 5b isoform X2, coding for MLNNMTDCEEAEGGPNSQGDGNPKESSPFINSSAASDAEKSQQYDGKNMALFEEEMDTSPMVSSLLSSLANYSNLPTGSKEHEEAENNEEGARPSKKPVKVPQLGTLMGVYLPCIQNIFGVILFLRMTWMVGIGGVLGSFIIVFMCCSTTMLTAISMSAIATNGVVPAGGSYYMISRSLGPEFGGAVGICFYLGTTFAGAMYILGCIEILLIYIVPQAAIFKIEGLEGAEAEAALLNNMRVYGTIVLSFMSLVVFVGVKYVNKLALVFLACVILSILAVYAGVIKTALDPPVFPVCLLGNRTILSKGYDICAKVIEIDNDTVTTKLWRTFCDSDSINATCDDYFNTNNVTEIQGIPGVTSGILAENLFGNYLEKGMFLEKRGLASDADPDSPPAGSNRYVLADITSFFTLLVGIYFPSVTGIMAGSNRSGDLRDAQKSIPIGTIAAITTTSIVYMSSVVLFGACIEGVVLRDKFGEGVNGNLVIGTLAWPSPWVIVFGSFFSTCGAGLQSLTGAPRLLQAISRDGIIPFLRVFGHGKDNGEPTWALLLTASICEIGIIIASLDAVAPILSMFFLMCYMFVNLACALQTLLRTPNWRPRFKFYHWALSFLGMSLCLSLMFICSWYYAIVAMGIATCIYKYIEFCGAEKEWGDGIRGISLSAARFALMRLEEGPPHTKNWRPQIMVLVSVDAEQNVEQPRLLSLTNQLKAGKGLTIVGTSVQGTFLDNYVESQRADQSLRKLMETEKVKGFSQVVISSNLRDGTSHLVQVGGLGGLKHNTVMVCWPKNWKQPEYHQHFRNFIEVVRETTVASMALLVPKNIHSYPSNGERFTEGHIDVWWIVHDGGMLMLLPFLLRQHKVWRKCKMRIFTVAQMDDNSIQMKKDLIIFLYHLRIDAEVEVVEMHDSDVSAYTYEKTLVMEQRSQILKQMHLTKNEREREIQSITDSSRGSIRRKNPPGLRSQQSVEEASVAEKPEDESVAVSNPKQVQLIHSKNAASPTSPTSPAAPADKGQTANAEAGKDLFNMKPNQTDLRRMHTAMRLNEVITKKSKEAKLVLLNMPGPPKNRVGDENYMEFLEVLTEGLNRVLLVRGGGREVITIYS
- the slc12a5b gene encoding solute carrier family 12 member 5b isoform X4 encodes the protein MLNNMTDCEEAEGGPNSQGDGNPKESSPFINSSAASDAEKSQQYDGKNMALFEEEMDTSPMVSSLLSSLANYSNLPTGSKEHEEAENNEEGARPSKKPVKVPQLGTLMGVYLPCIQNIFGVILFLRMTWMVGIGGVLGSFIIVFMCCSTTMLTAISMSAIATNGVVPAGGSYYMISRSLGPEFGGAVGICFYLGTTFAGAMYILGCIEILLIYIVPQAAIFKIEGLEGAEAEAALLNNMRVYGTIVLSFMSLVVFVGVKYVNKLALVFLACVILSILAVYAGVIKTALDPPVFPVCLLGNRTILSKGYDICAKVIEIDNDTVTTKLWRTFCDSDSINATCDDYFNTNNVTEIQGIPGVTSGILAENLFGNYLEKGMFLEKRGLASDADPDSPPAGSNRYVLADITSFFTLLVGIYFPSVTGIMAGSNRSGDLRDAQKSIPIGTIAAITTTSIVYMSSVVLFGACIEGVVLRDKFGEGVNGNLVIGTLAWPSPWVIVFGSFFSTCGAGLQSLTGAPRLLQAISRDGIIPFLRVFGHGKDNGEPTWALLLTASICEIGIIIASLDAVAPILSMFFLMCYMFVNLACALQTLLRTPNWRPRFKFYHWALSFLGMSLCLSLMFICSWYYAIVAMGIATCIYKYIEFCGAEKEWGDGIRGISLSAARFALMRLEEGPPHTKNWRPQIMVLVSVDAEQNVEQPRLLSLTNQLKAGKGLTIVGTSVQGTFLDNYVESQRADQSLRKLMETEKVKGFSQVVISSNLRDGTSHLVQVGGLGGLKHNTVMVCWPKNWKQPEYHQHFRNFIEVVRETTVASMALLVPKNIHSYPSNGERFTEGHIDVWWIVHDGGMLMLLPFLLRQHKVWRKCKMRIFTVAQMDDNSIQMKKDLIIFLYHLRIDAEVEVVEMHDSDVSAYTYEKTLVMEQRSQILKQMHLTKNEREREIQSITDSSRGSIRRKNPPGLRSQQSVEEASVAEKPEDEVQLIHSKNAASPTSPTSPAAPADKGQTANAEAGKDLFNMKPNQTDLRRMHTAMRLNEVITKKSKEAKLVLLNMPGPPKNRVGDENYMEFLEVLTEGLNRVLLVRGGGREVITIYS
- the slc12a5b gene encoding solute carrier family 12 member 5b isoform X3, with the protein product MLNNMTDCEEAEGGPNSQGDGNPKESSPFINSSAASDAEKSQQYDGKNMALFEEEMDTSPMVSSLLSSLANYSNLPTGSKEHEEAENNEEGARPSKKPVKVPQLGTLMGVYLPCIQNIFGVILFLRMTWMVGIGGVLGSFIIVFMCCSTTMLTAISMSAIATNGVVPAGGSYYMISRSLGPEFGGAVGICFYLGTTFAGAMYILGCIEILLIYIVPQAAIFKIEGLEGAEAEAALLNNMRVYGTIVLSFMSLVVFVGVKYVNKLALVFLACVILSILAVYAGVIKTALDPPVFPVCLLGNRTILSKGYDICAKVIEIDNDTVTTKLWRTFCDSDSINATCDDYFNTNNVTEIQGIPGVTSGILAENLFGNYLEKGMFLEKRGLASDADPDSPPAGSNRYVLADITSFFTLLVGIYFPSVTGIMAGSNRSGDLRDAQKSIPIGTIAAITTTSIVYMSSVVLFGACIEGVVLRDKFGEGVNGNLVIGTLAWPSPWVIVFGSFFSTCGAGLQSLTGAPRLLQAISRDGIIPFLRVFGHGKDNGEPTWALLLTASICEIGIIIASLDAVAPILSMFFLMCYMFVNLACALQTLLRTPNWRPRFKFYHWALSFLGMSLCLSLMFICSWYYAIVAMGIATCIYKYIEFCGAEKEWGDGIRGISLSAARFALMRLEEGPPHTKNWRPQIMVLVSVDAEQNVEQPRLLSLTNQLKAGKGLTIVGTSVQGTFLDNYVESQRADQSLRKLMETEKVKGFSQVVISSNLRDGTSHLVQVGGLGGLKHNTVMVCWPKNWKQPEYHQHFRNFIEVVRETTVASMALLVPKNIHSYPSNGERFTEGHIDVWWIVHDGGMLMLLPFLLRQHKVWRKCKMRIFTVAQMDDNSIQMKKDLIIFLYHLRIDAEVEVVEMHDSDVSAYTYEKTLVMEQRSQILKQMHLTKNEREREIQSITDSSRGSIRRKNPPGLRSQQSVEEASVAEKPEDEVQLIHSKNAASPTSPTSPAAPADKGQTANAEAGKDLFNMKPEWENLNQTDLRRMHTAMRLNEVITKKSKEAKLVLLNMPGPPKNRVGDENYMEFLEVLTEGLNRVLLVRGGGREVITIYS
- the slc12a5b gene encoding solute carrier family 12 member 5b isoform X1, with amino-acid sequence MLNNMTDCEEAEGGPNSQGDGNPKESSPFINSSAASDAEKSQQYDGKNMALFEEEMDTSPMVSSLLSSLANYSNLPTGSKEHEEAENNEEGARPSKKPVKVPQLGTLMGVYLPCIQNIFGVILFLRMTWMVGIGGVLGSFIIVFMCCSTTMLTAISMSAIATNGVVPAGGSYYMISRSLGPEFGGAVGICFYLGTTFAGAMYILGCIEILLIYIVPQAAIFKIEGLEGAEAEAALLNNMRVYGTIVLSFMSLVVFVGVKYVNKLALVFLACVILSILAVYAGVIKTALDPPVFPVCLLGNRTILSKGYDICAKVIEIDNDTVTTKLWRTFCDSDSINATCDDYFNTNNVTEIQGIPGVTSGILAENLFGNYLEKGMFLEKRGLASDADPDSPPAGSNRYVLADITSFFTLLVGIYFPSVTGIMAGSNRSGDLRDAQKSIPIGTIAAITTTSIVYMSSVVLFGACIEGVVLRDKFGEGVNGNLVIGTLAWPSPWVIVFGSFFSTCGAGLQSLTGAPRLLQAISRDGIIPFLRVFGHGKDNGEPTWALLLTASICEIGIIIASLDAVAPILSMFFLMCYMFVNLACALQTLLRTPNWRPRFKFYHWALSFLGMSLCLSLMFICSWYYAIVAMGIATCIYKYIEFCGAEKEWGDGIRGISLSAARFALMRLEEGPPHTKNWRPQIMVLVSVDAEQNVEQPRLLSLTNQLKAGKGLTIVGTSVQGTFLDNYVESQRADQSLRKLMETEKVKGFSQVVISSNLRDGTSHLVQVGGLGGLKHNTVMVCWPKNWKQPEYHQHFRNFIEVVRETTVASMALLVPKNIHSYPSNGERFTEGHIDVWWIVHDGGMLMLLPFLLRQHKVWRKCKMRIFTVAQMDDNSIQMKKDLIIFLYHLRIDAEVEVVEMHDSDVSAYTYEKTLVMEQRSQILKQMHLTKNEREREIQSITDSSRGSIRRKNPPGLRSQQSVEEASVAEKPEDESVAVSNPKQVQLIHSKNAASPTSPTSPAAPADKGQTANAEAGKDLFNMKPEWENLNQTDLRRMHTAMRLNEVITKKSKEAKLVLLNMPGPPKNRVGDENYMEFLEVLTEGLNRVLLVRGGGREVITIYS